The genome window GACCATGGTCTGATGCGGCGTGCCGTCCGCCTTCGCCAGGATGCCGTTGAAGTTGTTGGCGCGCATATTGCCGCCCTTGGCGAGCGGGATGCCGAGCGTGGCCAGGAACTCGCGCAGGATTTCCTGCTTGGCAAGCGTCGGGCCGTCATGAATGCGGTAGATCAGCGGCTGGCGCTTCTTTTCCAGCGTCTCGGCGGCTGCGACGTTCGCCTGGATCATCATCTCTTCGATCAGCTTGTGCGCATCGAGCCGCGGCGGCACGACGACCCGGTCGACCGTACCGTCGGGCTTCAGCAGGATCTTGCGCTCCGGCATGTCGAGTTCCAGCGGCTGGCGCCGGTCGCGTCCGCGTTTCATCACCTTATAGGCGTGCCAGAGCGGCTTCAGGATCGGCTCGAGCATCGGTCCGGTCTGATCGTCCGGCTTACCGTCGATCGCTGCCTGCGCCTGCTGGTAGGAGAGCTTGGCCGCGCTCTTCATCATGACGCGATGAAAGGTGTGGCCGATCTTGCGGCCTTCCCCGGAAAAGCTCATGCGCACGGCAAGCGCCGGGCGGTCGACGCCTTCTTTCAGTGAGCAGAGATCGTTGGAGATGCGCTCCGGTAGCATCGGCACGACGCGATCCGGGAAATAGACCGAATTACCGCGCTTCAGCGCCTCGCGGTCGAGCGGCGATTTGGGGCGGACATACCAGGAGACGTCGGCAATCGCGACGGTGACGACGACGCCGCCGGGATTGTCGGGCGAGGGGTCGAGTTCGGCATAGACGGCATCGTCATGGTCCTTGGCGTCGGCCGGGTCGATGGTGATCAGCGGCACGTCGCGCCAATCCTCACGATGCGACATGCTGGCGGGTTTTGCGGCCTCCGCCTCGTCGATGACGGCTGGCGGGAAGACATGCGGAATGCCGTGGGCATGGATCGCGATCATCGAGATCGCCTTTTCCGAGCCGACGGAACCGACGACGGAAAGCACCTTTGCACGCGGCAGGCCGAAACGGCCGAGACGGGCGATTTCGACTTCGACCAGATCGCCGTCCGCAGCACCGCCGGTGAAATCGGGATCGATCACCATCTCCTCGCCGCGCCGCTCGATCGGCAACAGCCGGCCGGCGCCGCCGGGTGCGGTGCGGAAAACGCCCATCGAGGCGCCGCGGCGCCTGTCGATCACCTTGATGATCCGCGCCGTATAGGCCGGGCCGCCGCGATCGACGGCCGGGAAGATCTTTGCCAGGATGCGGTCGCCGAGGCCGGCGACAGGCGCCTTGCCCTTGCCCTGGCGGCCTGCCGGTGATTGCTGGCGGATGGCGACGGCAGGGGCGACACCCTGATCCTCCGGCCATTCCGCCGGCCGGCCGATCAAATCGCCGTCCTTGTCGCGCGTGGTGATATCGAGAACGGTGACGGGCGGCAGCGCACCGGGACGGATCAGCGACTTGCGGCTCTTCTGCAGCATGCCTTCCTGCTCGAGCTCCTGCAGCATGTGCTTGAGCTCGACACGGTTGTCGCCCTTCAGGCCGAAAGCCTTGGCGAGTTCGCGTTTGGACGCTTTCTGCGGATGATCGGCGATGAAGCGCAGCATCACCTCGCGTGAGGGCAGGGCACCGTGGACGATGTTCAGCGGCTCGACGGCGGGAGCATCCTTGCCCGGGCGGCCGATCTTGCCCGGGCGCTTGCCCGCGGGATTTGTTCTTTCGCGCGGTGTCCTGCTCACGTCAGCCCTTTTTCGATTTCGCCGGCGCCTTCGCCTTCGTTGCCTTCGGCTTGGCCGCCGTCTTGGTGGTCTTGGCTTCGGCGGCCGCCGCCTTCGGCTTGGCTTTCGCCTTGGCCGCCCTGCCGGCCGATGCCTTGCCGGCGGGGGCTTTGCCGGCCTTTTCGGTGATCAGCACAAGCGCCTCCTCGACAGTGATCGCCTGCGGATCCCTACCTTTCGGCAGGGTGGCATTGACCTTGCCCCAGTTGACGTAAGGGCCGTACTTGCCGTCGCGAACGGTGATGGCGCCGCCGTCGGGATGATCGCCGAGCGTCTTCAGCGCCGCCGGCGTGCCGCGCGAACCCCGGCCGGGTGCCTGGTTCGCCTTTTCGGCGATAACCGTCACGGCGCGGTTGAGGCCGACCGAGAACACGTCCTCGATGGTTTCCAGATTGGCGTAGGAACCGTCATGCAGCAGGAACGGCCCGTAGCGACCTATGCCGGATGAGATCATCTTGCCCGTTTCGGGATGTTTGCCGATATCGCGCGGCAGCGAGATCAGCGCCATCGCCTTTTCATAATCGATGTCCTCGGGCTTCCAACCCTTCGGCAGCGAAGCGCGTTTGGCTTCCTTGCCGTCGCCGCGCTGGATATAGGGGCCGAAGCGGCCGGACCGCAGCGTCAGCTCCTCGCCGGTCGTCGGATCGGTGCCGAGGTTCTTCGGCTCGTTGAGGGCTGCGCCGTCCGCTTCTCCGCCATTTTCGGAGGAGAGCTGGCGGGTGTAGTTGCATTCCGGATAGTTCGAACAGCCGACGAAGGCGCCGTATTTGCCGAGCTTCAGCGACAGGTTGCCGGTACCGCAGACCTGGCAGATCCTGGGATCGCTGCCGTCCTCCCGCTTCGGGAACACCAGCGGCGCCAGCGCCTCGTTCAGCGAATCCAGCACATTGGTGACGCGCAGTTCCTTGGTGTCTTCGATCTGGGCGAAGAAATCCTTCCAGAAATCGCGCAGCACCTGCTTCCAGTTCAGCTCGCCGGCGGAAATCCGGTCGAGCTTCTCTTCGAGATCGGCGGTGAAATCGTATTCGACATATTTGGTGAAGAAGCTTTCGAGGAAAGCCGTCACCAGCCGGCCCTTGGCTTGCGGGATCAGCTTGCGCTTGTCGATCGTCACATAGTCGCGGTCGCGCAACGTCGCGAGCGTCGCGGCATAGGTGGAGGGCCGGCCGATGCCGAGCTCTTCCATCTTCTTGATCAGCGAGGCTTCCGAATAGCGCGGCGGCGGTTCGGTGAAATGCTGCGTCGAATTGATCTTCTGCTTGGCGAGCGTTTCGCGCGCATTGATCTCCGGCAGGCGGCCATCCTCGTCGCCGTCATCGCTCTGCTCGCCGTCTTCCTTCTGGTCGGTATAGGCAGCGATGAAGCCGTCGAAGCGGATGACCGAACCGACGGCGCGCAGGCCGGCCTTCTCGCCCTTATTGTCGGCGGTGATTTCAGCCGTGGTGCGCTCGATCTCGGCCGACGCCATCTGGCTGGCGATGCCGCGCTTCCAGATCAGGTCGTAGAGGCGGATCTGGTCGGCATCGAGGAATTGGCGTACGCGGTCGGGCGAGCGGTAGAAATCGGTCGGACGGATCGCCTCGTGCGCCTCCTGGGCGTTCTTGGCCTTGGTGGAGTAGAAGCGCGCCTTCTCGGGCATGTAGCGCTCGCCGAACTGGTCGACGATGGCGCGGCGCGCCGCATCGATCGCCTCCGGCGCCATCTGCACGCCGTCGGTTCGCATATAGGTGATGAGACCGACCGTCTCGCCGCCGATATCGACGCCTTCATAGAGCTTCTGGGCGATCTGCATGGTGCGCGAGGCCGAGAAGCCGAGATTGGAGGAGGCGGCCTGCTGCAGCGTCGAGGTCGTAAACGGCGGTCCCGGATTGCGCTTGACCGGCTTCGCCTCGACCGTATCGACGATATAGCTCGCGCCTTCGAGCAATGCCTTGAGCTTGCCCGCATCCTCGCCGTTGCCGATCGCTCGCGGTTGGAGCCGCTTGCCGTTCGCCGAAACCAGTCTGGCCTCGAACTCGTCGCCGCGCGGCGTCTTCAGGAGTGCCGAGATGTTCCAGTATTCTTCCGAAATGAAGCGCTCGATCTCGGATTCGCGGTCGCAGACCAGGCGAAGCGCCACCGACTGGACACGGCCGGCCGAACGGGCGCCGGGCAGCTTGCGCCACAGCACCGGCGAAAGATTGAAACCGACGAGATAGTCGAGGGCACGGCGCGCCAGATAGGCGTCGACCAGCGGCACGTCGATGTCGCGTGGATCGGCCATCGCGTCGAGCACCGCCTTCTTGGTGATCGCATTGAAGACGACGCGCTTGACCGGCTTGCCGTTCAGCACCCGCTTCTTGTTCAGCATGTCGAGAACGTGCCAGGAAATTGCTTCGCCTTCTCGATCCGGGTCGGTCGCGAGAAACAGGCCGTCGGAGGATTTCACTGCGTCGGCAATATCCTTCATCCGCTTGGCCGAGGCGCCATCGACCTCCCAAAGCATTTCGAAATCCTGATCAGGAAGAACTGAGCCGTCCTTGGCAGGCAGATCGCGCACATGGCCGAAGGAGGCGAGCACTTTGTATCCTGGACCCAGATACTTGTTGATCGTCTTGGCCTTGGCAGGCGATTCCACCACTACAACATTCATGATGATTCTCTAAAAAGGAAACGACGCCAGCTTTGAAGCCAGCGCGACACACACCGAAACATGGATACCGGCCCTCCGACATGGACAGGGAAATCGCCGCGGTCAAGGGGTTTGCTACAATTTTACCTCTTGCATCTGGCGCAGCCGAAGGGAGCTTATCGGGGAAATGCAATATTAGATAGGCTGTCGAAGGTTTTCGACACGGGGTTCGGCAATTCTCCGATATCGTGCAAAGTTCAATCGGAAAGCGAGACGAACCCGCCCTGATGCCGCTGCAGCCTGCCTGATATATCGAGTTCCAGAAGAATGAGATAGACCGCCGACGCCGACAGGCCGGTATGGCGGATGACGTCGTCGATCTCGACCGGCGTCGGCCCGAGCGCATCGATGATGCGAGCCCGGTCTGAATCGCCGGGCGGCATCGTCATCGCCTTGCCGTCACTTGCCGGTTGTTCTGCCAACGACGACGGGAAGAGCTCGAATTGCGTCAGCGGCGCCAAAGCCTCGACGACATCGGCGGGTGTGGTGACGATCGAAGCACCGTCCTTCAGCAACCCGTTGGTGCCGTGGCAACGCGGGTCGAGCGGTGAGCCGGGCACGGCAAACACCAGCCGGCCGAACTCGCCGGCAAGCCGTGCGGTGATCAGCGAGCCCGAGCGTGTCGCTGCTTCGATGACCACAAGGCCGAGCGCGATGCCGGCGATCAGCCGGTTCCGGCGCGGAAAATCGCGGGCGCGGGGCTCCCAGCCGAAGGGCATTTCGCTCACCGCCAGGCCGTTGCCGCCGGTGATCTCCTGGAGCAGGCCGATATTCTCCGGCGGATAGGGCTGGTCGAGACCACCGGCAAGGGCGGCGATCGTGCCCGTATCGAGGCTTGCCCGATGCGCCGATGTGTCGATGCCGCGCGCCAGACCCGAGACTACGGTATATCCTGCCCGGCCGCAGTCGCGCGCCACCATTGCCGCGAATTTCGCGCCGGCGGCCGAGGCATTGCGTGAGCCGACGATGCCGACGGCCGGTCGTTTGGTGGCGGCAAGCGCGCCCTTGACGGCCAGAAGTGGCGGCGCCCCGTCGATCTGCTTCAGCGCTTGCGGGTAGTCCGGCTCGCCGATGCCGACGAAGCGGGCGCCGAAGCGATGCGCCGCCTCGAGTTCCCGATGCGCCTCGGCCTCGCTGGCGATGCGGATTGCTCGCGTGGCGCCGCCGCGCGCCGAAAGCTCCGGCAGTGCGGCAAGTGCTGCCTCGGCCGAACCGAAATGATTGATGAGGTCGCGAAAGGTGGCAGGGCCGATATTGTCGGAACGGATGAGGCGCAGCCAGGCAATTCTTTGCCGTTCGGTCAGAACAACGCCTTTTGGTCCGGCGCTCAGCGCATCCATTATCCCTTTGCCCCGATCTTGCTTTCCGTCCCGCTCATCAGGCGCGAAATATTCGCCTTGTGCTTCCAGTAGGAGATGAGGGTCATGATCGCCATCACTGCCGCAACCTTTTCGTTACCCAGTATCCACAGCGCAACCGGAATGACAAGCATGGCAATCAGCGCCGACAGCGAGGAGTAGCGGGTGGTGAAAGCGACCGCCAGCCAGACGGCAGCGAAGAGCACGACCATGATCGGCGCGACGCCGAGCAGGGTGCCGATATAGGTGGCGACACCCTTGCCGCCCTTGAAGCCGATCCAGACCGGGAAGAGATGACCGATGAAGGCGAAGAAGCCGGCGATGATCGCTGCCTCCTCACCGAGGAAATAACCGACGACCCAGGCCGCCGCCGATGCCTTCAGCGCATCGAGCAGCAGCGTCGCAGCCGCGAGTTTCTTGTTGCCGGTTCTCAGCACATTGGTCGCGCCGATATTGCCGGAGCCGATGCTGCGCACGTCGCCAAGGCCGGCGGCGCGCGTCAGGATCAGGCCGAAAGGGATCGAGCCGAAGAGATAGCCGATGACGGCGGCGGCCAGCGCGATCGGCAGTGTGATCTGCCATGAAATCAGATTGGATAACATATGCCCCCTCGGCCCTCCGTGACCTAGCCCAGCCGTCTCCTAGAGCGCGTGGACAAGCTTTCCCGAGACGTATGTCGCGACCGCCCGCCCGCTGAAGCGTGCATCTTCGAACGGCGTGTTCTTGGAACGGGAGAGAAGCATGTCTTTGGCGACAAGCCAAGGCTCATCGAGATCGATCAGGGTGATATCGGCCGCCGCACCCGGCTTCAGCGTGCCGGCATCAAGGCCGAAAATCTGCGCCGGGCGGGTGGACATGGCGTCGATCAGGCGCATCAGGCTCACCTGACCGCCATGGTAGAGTCTGAGCGCTGCTGCCAGCATGGTTTCGAGGCCGACCGCGCCATCCTCCGCCTCGCCGAACGGCAGGCGCTTCGTGTCGACGTCCTGCGGGTCATGCGAGGAGACGATGATGTCGATCGCACCGCTGGCAAGGGCCCCGACCATGGCCTTCCGGTCGTCTTCCGGGCGTAGCGGCGGATAGAGCTTGAAGAAGGTGCGGTATTCGCCGATGTCGTTTTCGTTGAGCGCCAGATTGTTGATCGAGATGCCTGAGGTCACCTTGGCACCGCGGCTGCGGGCGCGTTCGATCGCCTCGACCGATTGCGGCACCGAGATCATCGCGGCGTGATAACGGCCGCGCGTCAACTCGGCGATCCTGAGATCGCGTTCGAGTGGGATGAGCTCGGCTTCCCTCGGAATGCCGGAGAGCCCGAGCCAGCTGGCGAAAAGCCCCTCATGCATGACGCCGTTGGCGCCGAGATATTTGTCACGCGTTTCACACGAGATGACGGCGCCGAATTCGCGCGCATAGGTCATGATCCGGCGCAGCACCTGCGTGTCGTGAACGCTCGAATGGGCATCGGTGAAGGCAACGGCGCCCGCCTGCATCAACAGGCCGATCTCGGTCATCTCCTCGCCGGCAAGACCCTTGGTGATGGCGGCTGCCGGATAGACGTTGACAGCGGCGGTATCCCGCGCCGTCTTCTTGACGAATTCGACGAGCGCGATGTCGTCGATGATGGGATCGGTGTCCGGCATCATGATGATCGAGGTGACGCCGCCGGCCGCCGCTGCCCGGCTCGCCGAGGCGATCGTCTCGCGGTGTTCGCCGCCGGGTTCGCCGATATGGACGCGCGCATCGACGAGGCCGGGTGTGGCGACAAGGCCGGTGCAGTCGCGGATGACGGCGCCATCAGGCGCGCCCTGGTTCTGCGCCGCATGGCCGGCTGCCAGGATCACGCCGTTTTCGGTGATGATCGTGCCCACCTCGTCGAGATTGCGCGAGGGATCGACGATGCGGACGTTCTTGAGGACGATCGGGTTGCTCATGCCATCATTCCATCGCTTCGGGGACCCTGGTTCTGCGAGACGAGCAGCGTCTCCATGACGGCCATGCGCACCGCGACCCCCATTTCCACCTGTTCGGCGATCACGCTCTGCGGCCCGTCCGCCACTTCCGAAGCGATTTCGACGCCGCGGTTCATCGGGCCGGGATGCATGACCAGCGCGTCGTCCTTCGCCGCTTTCAGCGTTTCGGCGTCGAGCCCGTAGAAGTGATAGTATTCGCGCACCGAAGGCACGAAGGCGCCGGACATGCGCTCGCGCTGCAGCCGCAGCATCATCACGACGTCGGCGTCCTTCAGCCCTTCCGACATCGAATGAAAGACCTCGACGCCCATCTCGGCGATGCCGGCGGGCAGGAGGGTCGCAGGCGCGACGACACGGACACGGGCGCCCATGGCGTTGAGCAGCAGGATATTGGAGCGCGCCACCCGCGAATGCAGCACGTCGCCGCAGATCGCCACGATGATGCGCGAAAGCTTGCCCTTGGCGCGCCGGATCGTCAGCGCGTCGAGCAGCGCCTGGGTCGGATGTTCATGCTGCCCATCACCGGCATTGACGACCGAGCAGGAGACCTTCTGGGCGAGAAGGGCAGCCGCACCGGCGCTTGAATGGCGGATCACCAGCACATCGGGGCGCATCGCATTCAGCGTCATCGCCGTGTCGATCAGCGTTTCGCCTTTCTTAACCGAGGAATTGCCGACCGACATGTTCATGACGTCGGCGCCGAGCCGCTTGCCGGCAAGCTCGAAGGAGGCCTGCGTGCGGGTCGATGCCTCGAAGAAGAGGTTGATCTGCGTCAGCCCGCGCAGCGTCGACGTCTTCTTTTCTCTCTGGCGGCTGATCTTGACGGCCTCATCCGCCTTGTCGAGAAGATAGGTGATATCCTGCTCGGTGAGGCCCTTGATGCCGATGAGGTGGCGGTGGGGGAAAAAGACCATGACCCTGCCTCTTACTGTCTCTGGCGGGTCTATAAAGAGTGCTGCCCGCCGGGGCAAGCATGCGCTGTGGGCAAAGGCTTATGTCCCCATGCATTTTCGCCCGAATTCCGATAGAGCAGAGTGACCGAATCATAACTTCCGGTTTCCCTTTGCCGGGTTCTTACACTAGAAGCGAATT of Rhizobium sp. BT04 contains these proteins:
- the rnr gene encoding ribonuclease R codes for the protein MSRTPRERTNPAGKRPGKIGRPGKDAPAVEPLNIVHGALPSREVMLRFIADHPQKASKRELAKAFGLKGDNRVELKHMLQELEQEGMLQKSRKSLIRPGALPPVTVLDITTRDKDGDLIGRPAEWPEDQGVAPAVAIRQQSPAGRQGKGKAPVAGLGDRILAKIFPAVDRGGPAYTARIIKVIDRRRGASMGVFRTAPGGAGRLLPIERRGEEMVIDPDFTGGAADGDLVEVEIARLGRFGLPRAKVLSVVGSVGSEKAISMIAIHAHGIPHVFPPAVIDEAEAAKPASMSHREDWRDVPLITIDPADAKDHDDAVYAELDPSPDNPGGVVVTVAIADVSWYVRPKSPLDREALKRGNSVYFPDRVVPMLPERISNDLCSLKEGVDRPALAVRMSFSGEGRKIGHTFHRVMMKSAAKLSYQQAQAAIDGKPDDQTGPMLEPILKPLWHAYKVMKRGRDRRQPLELDMPERKILLKPDGTVDRVVVPPRLDAHKLIEEMMIQANVAAAETLEKKRQPLIYRIHDGPTLAKQEILREFLATLGIPLAKGGNMRANNFNGILAKADGTPHQTMVNEMVLRSQSQAIYGPENIGHFGLNLMKYAHFTSPIRRYADLIVHRALVGSLGFGEGGITPDEEATLDDIAAEISTFERRAMAAERETVDRLIAHHLAGRVGEEFAGRVSGVTKSGLFVVLPDYGADGFVPISTLGTDYFIYDEAHQALSGERTGRGYRLGDNVTVKLAEAIPLAGALRFEMISEGREMPTAVRSFHKAGRRDRGQVRKKPGTRPPRGRH
- the topA gene encoding type I DNA topoisomerase, producing the protein MNVVVVESPAKAKTINKYLGPGYKVLASFGHVRDLPAKDGSVLPDQDFEMLWEVDGASAKRMKDIADAVKSSDGLFLATDPDREGEAISWHVLDMLNKKRVLNGKPVKRVVFNAITKKAVLDAMADPRDIDVPLVDAYLARRALDYLVGFNLSPVLWRKLPGARSAGRVQSVALRLVCDRESEIERFISEEYWNISALLKTPRGDEFEARLVSANGKRLQPRAIGNGEDAGKLKALLEGASYIVDTVEAKPVKRNPGPPFTTSTLQQAASSNLGFSASRTMQIAQKLYEGVDIGGETVGLITYMRTDGVQMAPEAIDAARRAIVDQFGERYMPEKARFYSTKAKNAQEAHEAIRPTDFYRSPDRVRQFLDADQIRLYDLIWKRGIASQMASAEIERTTAEITADNKGEKAGLRAVGSVIRFDGFIAAYTDQKEDGEQSDDGDEDGRLPEINARETLAKQKINSTQHFTEPPPRYSEASLIKKMEELGIGRPSTYAATLATLRDRDYVTIDKRKLIPQAKGRLVTAFLESFFTKYVEYDFTADLEEKLDRISAGELNWKQVLRDFWKDFFAQIEDTKELRVTNVLDSLNEALAPLVFPKREDGSDPRICQVCGTGNLSLKLGKYGAFVGCSNYPECNYTRQLSSENGGEADGAALNEPKNLGTDPTTGEELTLRSGRFGPYIQRGDGKEAKRASLPKGWKPEDIDYEKAMALISLPRDIGKHPETGKMISSGIGRYGPFLLHDGSYANLETIEDVFSVGLNRAVTVIAEKANQAPGRGSRGTPAALKTLGDHPDGGAITVRDGKYGPYVNWGKVNATLPKGRDPQAITVEEALVLITEKAGKAPAGKASAGRAAKAKAKPKAAAAEAKTTKTAAKPKATKAKAPAKSKKG
- the dprA gene encoding DNA-processing protein DprA; this encodes MDALSAGPKGVVLTERQRIAWLRLIRSDNIGPATFRDLINHFGSAEAALAALPELSARGGATRAIRIASEAEAHRELEAAHRFGARFVGIGEPDYPQALKQIDGAPPLLAVKGALAATKRPAVGIVGSRNASAAGAKFAAMVARDCGRAGYTVVSGLARGIDTSAHRASLDTGTIAALAGGLDQPYPPENIGLLQEITGGNGLAVSEMPFGWEPRARDFPRRNRLIAGIALGLVVIEAATRSGSLITARLAGEFGRLVFAVPGSPLDPRCHGTNGLLKDGASIVTTPADVVEALAPLTQFELFPSSLAEQPASDGKAMTMPPGDSDRARIIDALGPTPVEIDDVIRHTGLSASAVYLILLELDISGRLQRHQGGFVSLSD
- the plsY gene encoding glycerol-3-phosphate 1-O-acyltransferase PlsY; the protein is MLSNLISWQITLPIALAAAVIGYLFGSIPFGLILTRAAGLGDVRSIGSGNIGATNVLRTGNKKLAAATLLLDALKASAAAWVVGYFLGEEAAIIAGFFAFIGHLFPVWIGFKGGKGVATYIGTLLGVAPIMVVLFAAVWLAVAFTTRYSSLSALIAMLVIPVALWILGNEKVAAVMAIMTLISYWKHKANISRLMSGTESKIGAKG
- a CDS encoding dihydroorotase, with translation MSNPIVLKNVRIVDPSRNLDEVGTIITENGVILAAGHAAQNQGAPDGAVIRDCTGLVATPGLVDARVHIGEPGGEHRETIASASRAAAAGGVTSIIMMPDTDPIIDDIALVEFVKKTARDTAAVNVYPAAAITKGLAGEEMTEIGLLMQAGAVAFTDAHSSVHDTQVLRRIMTYAREFGAVISCETRDKYLGANGVMHEGLFASWLGLSGIPREAELIPLERDLRIAELTRGRYHAAMISVPQSVEAIERARSRGAKVTSGISINNLALNENDIGEYRTFFKLYPPLRPEDDRKAMVGALASGAIDIIVSSHDPQDVDTKRLPFGEAEDGAVGLETMLAAALRLYHGGQVSLMRLIDAMSTRPAQIFGLDAGTLKPGAAADITLIDLDEPWLVAKDMLLSRSKNTPFEDARFSGRAVATYVSGKLVHAL
- a CDS encoding aspartate carbamoyltransferase catalytic subunit, which translates into the protein MVFFPHRHLIGIKGLTEQDITYLLDKADEAVKISRQREKKTSTLRGLTQINLFFEASTRTQASFELAGKRLGADVMNMSVGNSSVKKGETLIDTAMTLNAMRPDVLVIRHSSAGAAALLAQKVSCSVVNAGDGQHEHPTQALLDALTIRRAKGKLSRIIVAICGDVLHSRVARSNILLLNAMGARVRVVAPATLLPAGIAEMGVEVFHSMSEGLKDADVVMMLRLQRERMSGAFVPSVREYYHFYGLDAETLKAAKDDALVMHPGPMNRGVEIASEVADGPQSVIAEQVEMGVAVRMAVMETLLVSQNQGPRSDGMMA